One region of Brachybacterium saurashtrense genomic DNA includes:
- a CDS encoding maltokinase N-terminal cap-like domain-containing protein: protein MDATSGPGPRPRDDAPADDGRARHVSAPHADALDLSLLPGPGEVLDALTGALALWLPAQRWYAHKGAGTPQVAIAGWAPLRLAAAQLTLEVVLAVRLPDGTETLYQVPLALRRAEAERSAAEIADEAEPIGVVDAPGGPLCAVDALRTTEGRAALLAPLLAGEGAAGPGLGLSSYLLAAAPPSAPAPPSAPAGIPRTRLLDGEQSNTSMILEVEGGAPLIVKLFRVLQDGENPDVVLQGALTAAGSTRVPAMVGAARLAVAGIRTHALCAQEFLPGVEDAWRVSLREATAGEDPAAAMEALGATVAEVHRDLAAALGTVAAGSEEVAHRVAAMRTRLAETAALVPQVAAQRDALEDLLAAAGDVPWPALQRMHGDLHLGQVLASPQRGWVLLDFEGEPLRPLAERSLPDCPLRDLAGLLRSLDYVAGAVRLQHGADAEAWAARARAALHAGYTAAAGGGGREQEVLLAAFEADKAVYEALYEARNRPDWLPIPLAALARITAPGAAAGSGG, encoded by the coding sequence ATGGACGCCACCTCGGGGCCCGGGCCCCGCCCCCGCGACGACGCCCCGGCCGACGACGGCCGCGCCCGGCACGTCTCCGCCCCGCACGCGGACGCCCTCGACCTCTCGCTGCTGCCGGGGCCGGGCGAGGTGCTGGACGCGCTCACGGGCGCCCTCGCCCTCTGGCTGCCCGCGCAGCGCTGGTACGCGCACAAGGGTGCCGGGACGCCGCAGGTGGCGATCGCCGGCTGGGCGCCGCTGCGCCTGGCCGCCGCGCAGCTCACGCTCGAGGTGGTGCTCGCCGTGCGTCTCCCGGACGGCACCGAGACGCTCTACCAGGTGCCGCTCGCGCTGCGCCGCGCGGAGGCGGAGCGGAGCGCGGCCGAAATCGCCGACGAGGCCGAGCCGATCGGCGTGGTGGATGCACCGGGCGGGCCGCTGTGCGCCGTGGACGCGCTGCGCACGACGGAGGGCCGTGCGGCGCTGCTGGCCCCGCTGCTCGCCGGGGAGGGCGCGGCCGGCCCCGGCCTGGGACTGTCCTCGTACCTCCTGGCCGCCGCTCCCCCGTCGGCGCCCGCTCCCCCGTCGGCACCCGCGGGGATCCCGCGCACCCGCCTGCTGGACGGCGAGCAGTCCAACACCTCGATGATCCTCGAGGTCGAGGGCGGTGCCCCGCTGATCGTGAAGCTGTTCCGGGTGCTCCAGGACGGGGAGAACCCGGACGTCGTGCTGCAGGGCGCCCTCACCGCGGCCGGCAGCACGCGCGTGCCCGCGATGGTGGGCGCCGCTCGGCTGGCGGTGGCGGGGATCCGCACCCACGCGCTGTGCGCCCAGGAGTTCCTGCCGGGCGTCGAGGACGCCTGGCGGGTCTCGCTGCGGGAGGCCACGGCGGGCGAGGATCCCGCCGCGGCGATGGAGGCGCTGGGGGCGACGGTGGCCGAGGTGCACCGCGACCTCGCCGCCGCGCTCGGCACCGTCGCCGCCGGCTCGGAGGAGGTGGCCCACCGGGTGGCGGCGATGCGCACGCGCCTGGCGGAGACGGCCGCCCTGGTCCCGCAGGTCGCGGCGCAGCGCGACGCGCTCGAGGACCTGCTGGCGGCGGCGGGCGACGTGCCGTGGCCGGCGCTGCAGCGCATGCACGGCGACCTCCATCTCGGGCAGGTGCTGGCCTCGCCGCAACGGGGCTGGGTGCTGCTGGACTTCGAGGGGGAGCCGCTGCGCCCGCTGGCCGAGCGCTCCCTGCCCGACTGCCCGCTGCGGGACCTGGCCGGTCTGCTGCGCAGCCTCGACTACGTCGCGGGCGCGGTGCGCCTGCAGCACGGCGCCGACGCCGAGGCCTGGGCGGCCCGGGCCCGGGCCGCGCTGCACGCCGGGTACACCGCGGCGGCCGGCGGGGGCGGGAGGGAGCAGGAGGTGCTGCTCGCGGCCTTCGAGGCCGACAAGGCCGTCTACGAGGCGCTGTACGAGGCGCGGAACCGCCCGGACTGGCTGCCGATCCCGCTGGCCGCGCTCGCGAGGATCACCGCACCAGGCGCGGCGGCGGGGTCCGGGGGCTGA
- a CDS encoding beta-N-acetylhexosaminidase codes for MSDPLALVPLPRSVVWSEGAWETSDPWDGLSVGLNEDLPPTEYALSISPTGAALTAGSEAALADGRNTFAQIVTGTDGSIPCVTISDSPRYAWRGMHVDVARHFVPLDQLELLVDAMALHRLNVLHLHLTDDQGWRLEIKGYPRLTEVGAWREQTLVGHMSEDEQSWTFDGTPHGGSYTQEEMAGLVEYARRRGVMIVPEIDLPGHMQAAIAAYPSLGNFPEQQLGVREVWGISDHVLGVTDEVFDFLRDVLTQVADLFPAPYVHIGGDECPRAEWERSSVARARMNEWGLTRVSEIQGRFTQFAADVLAEKGKQVIAWDEVLESHVPDDIVVMNWRHGNGLKESASRGFRTVIANNEHTYFDHYQADPSQEPLAIGGHTTVEDVYTATFSPKKLGTDEERLLIGLQGQLWTEYMPTPEHLQYMAFPRMCALAERAWGSPAQSWEEFEERLRAHLPRLDAFGIRYRPLD; via the coding sequence ATGTCCGATCCTCTCGCCCTCGTCCCGCTGCCCCGCTCCGTCGTGTGGTCGGAGGGCGCCTGGGAGACGAGCGACCCCTGGGACGGTCTCTCCGTGGGCCTCAACGAGGATCTGCCCCCCACCGAGTACGCCCTGTCGATCTCCCCCACCGGCGCCGCGCTCACGGCCGGCAGCGAGGCCGCCCTGGCGGACGGCCGCAACACCTTCGCCCAGATCGTCACCGGGACCGACGGGTCGATCCCGTGCGTGACCATCTCCGACAGCCCCCGCTACGCGTGGCGCGGCATGCACGTGGACGTGGCGCGTCACTTCGTGCCCCTCGACCAGCTCGAGCTGCTGGTGGACGCGATGGCCCTGCACCGGCTGAACGTCCTGCACCTGCACCTCACCGACGACCAGGGCTGGCGCCTGGAGATCAAGGGCTACCCGCGGCTCACCGAGGTGGGCGCCTGGCGGGAGCAGACCCTCGTGGGCCACATGAGCGAGGACGAGCAGTCCTGGACCTTCGACGGCACCCCCCACGGCGGCTCCTACACCCAGGAGGAGATGGCCGGTCTCGTGGAGTACGCCCGCCGTCGCGGCGTGATGATCGTGCCGGAGATCGACCTGCCCGGCCACATGCAGGCAGCGATCGCCGCCTACCCCTCGCTGGGCAACTTCCCCGAGCAGCAGCTGGGCGTGCGCGAGGTGTGGGGCATCTCCGACCACGTCCTCGGCGTGACAGACGAGGTCTTCGACTTCCTGCGGGACGTGCTCACGCAGGTGGCGGATCTCTTCCCCGCCCCCTACGTGCACATCGGCGGGGACGAGTGCCCGCGCGCGGAGTGGGAGCGCTCCTCGGTGGCGCGCGCCCGCATGAACGAGTGGGGCCTCACCCGGGTCTCCGAGATCCAGGGACGGTTCACGCAGTTCGCCGCCGACGTCCTGGCGGAGAAGGGCAAGCAGGTGATCGCCTGGGACGAGGTCCTCGAGAGCCACGTGCCCGACGACATCGTGGTGATGAACTGGCGCCACGGCAACGGGCTGAAGGAGTCCGCCTCCCGCGGCTTCCGCACCGTCATCGCCAACAACGAGCACACCTACTTCGACCACTACCAGGCCGATCCCTCCCAGGAGCCGCTCGCGATCGGCGGGCACACCACCGTCGAGGACGTGTACACCGCCACGTTCTCCCCGAAGAAGCTCGGCACGGACGAGGAGCGGCTGCTGATCGGCCTCCAGGGGCAGCTCTGGACCGAGTACATGCCCACCCCCGAGCATCTGCAGTACATGGCCTTCCCGCGCATGTGCGCGCTGGCCGAGCGCGCCTGGGGATCCCCCGCGCAGAGCTGGGAGGAGTTCGAGGAGCGTCTGCGCGCGCACCTGCCGCGCCTGGACGCCTTCGGCATCCGCTACCGACCGCTGGACTGA
- a CDS encoding peptidoglycan-binding protein has translation MFRTAPRGTHRAPGRAVIDYRGLTAPVGRGVGGAAVIGAVSATAALTGAASATAQAPAASAFGTVHGAAPSAAPATQAQYTATKLRLGARGAAVTHLQQRLNAHGASLAVDGVFGSSTLRAVRAQQSAAGIGVDGVVGPRTWSALTGAASAPAAPSTSTNPKLRRGDRGAAVTTLQKQLNDSGASIAVDGVFGSGTAGAVRALQSAAGIGVDGVVGPKTWRALAGDARIGGSSGSSAPSTSGPSTTALLRQGDRGSAVRSLQSALNDSGASIAVDGVFGRGTASAVRALQSAAGIGVDGVVGSRTWNALNSDVRIGDTGGSRGSTGGSTSSGTSVDGNAIIAAARTQIGARYSWGGESPSTGYDCSGLVHYAYNQSGHSLPRKTAKGYVFGGRIISQSEAKPGDLVAFTGNDYGHMGIYIGNGKIIDASGSRQQVVERSIWNAPHVFVTYR, from the coding sequence ATGTTCCGCACCGCTCCACGAGGCACGCACCGGGCACCCGGCCGTGCCGTCATCGACTACCGGGGGCTCACCGCCCCGGTGGGCCGGGGGGTGGGGGGCGCCGCCGTCATCGGCGCCGTCTCCGCCACCGCCGCGCTCACCGGCGCCGCCTCCGCGACCGCCCAGGCGCCCGCCGCCTCGGCGTTCGGGACCGTGCACGGGGCCGCCCCGAGCGCGGCCCCGGCGACCCAGGCCCAGTACACCGCGACCAAGCTCCGCCTCGGCGCACGCGGCGCCGCGGTCACGCACCTCCAGCAGCGCCTGAACGCCCACGGCGCCTCGCTGGCGGTCGACGGGGTCTTCGGCTCCTCCACCCTGCGGGCCGTGCGCGCGCAGCAGTCCGCCGCCGGCATCGGCGTGGACGGCGTGGTGGGTCCGCGCACCTGGAGCGCGCTCACGGGAGCGGCCTCCGCCCCCGCGGCTCCCTCCACGTCCACGAATCCCAAGCTCCGGCGCGGTGATCGCGGTGCGGCCGTGACCACCCTGCAGAAGCAGCTCAACGACTCCGGCGCCTCGATCGCCGTCGACGGCGTGTTCGGCTCCGGCACTGCCGGCGCGGTCCGCGCCCTGCAGTCCGCCGCCGGGATCGGCGTGGACGGCGTGGTCGGCCCCAAGACGTGGAGGGCCCTCGCCGGGGACGCCCGCATCGGCGGGAGCTCCGGTTCGTCGGCCCCGTCGACCTCGGGCCCCTCCACCACCGCGCTCCTGCGGCAGGGGGATCGCGGCAGCGCCGTGAGGTCCTTGCAGTCCGCGCTCAACGACTCCGGCGCCTCGATCGCCGTCGACGGCGTGTTCGGCCGCGGCACCGCCAGCGCGGTCCGCGCCCTGCAGTCCGCCGCCGGGATCGGCGTGGACGGCGTGGTGGGCTCCCGCACCTGGAACGCGCTGAACAGCGACGTGCGCATCGGCGACACCGGCGGCTCCCGCGGGAGCACCGGGGGCTCCACCAGCAGCGGCACCTCCGTGGACGGGAACGCGATCATCGCCGCGGCCCGCACGCAGATCGGTGCGCGCTACTCGTGGGGCGGGGAGTCCCCCTCCACCGGGTACGACTGCTCCGGCCTGGTGCACTACGCGTACAACCAGTCCGGCCACTCCCTCCCGCGCAAGACGGCCAAGGGCTACGTCTTCGGCGGGCGGATCATCTCCCAGTCCGAGGCGAAGCCCGGCGATCTCGTGGCCTTCACCGGCAACGACTACGGCCACATGGGCATCTACATCGGCAACGGGAAGATCATCGACGCCTCCGGCTCGCGCCAGCAGGTCGTCGAGCGCTCCATCTGGAACGCACCGCACGTGTTCGTCACCTACCGCTGA
- a CDS encoding LytR C-terminal domain-containing protein, with protein sequence MPTSHHDAHPYGRSADDVRRRDRRLRRTRRLRATQLAIFSLLAVALIAVGVYAVGELRQPAADPGQIAPKTFGAAPVEMTCPAPDSLPLPPEEVTVTVLNGTTRSGLAGQVTEQLAERGYGTGDPGNTRRDSGAVTIVHGPDGYLAARSLAAQFEDPQLRFEEDVEGSAVQLLLGEGFTGPRDAEAAAETLEEPVALPEGC encoded by the coding sequence ATGCCCACCTCCCACCACGACGCGCACCCGTACGGACGCTCGGCGGACGACGTCCGTCGCCGCGACCGTCGGCTGCGGCGCACGCGTCGACTCCGCGCCACGCAGCTGGCGATCTTCTCGCTGCTCGCGGTGGCGCTGATCGCCGTGGGCGTGTATGCCGTGGGAGAGCTGCGCCAGCCCGCGGCCGATCCCGGGCAGATCGCGCCCAAGACCTTCGGCGCCGCCCCGGTGGAGATGACCTGCCCCGCGCCGGACTCCCTCCCCCTCCCCCCGGAGGAGGTCACCGTGACGGTGCTCAACGGCACCACCCGCAGCGGCCTGGCCGGCCAGGTCACCGAGCAGCTCGCCGAGCGCGGGTACGGGACGGGCGATCCCGGCAACACCCGCCGGGACTCCGGTGCGGTGACGATCGTGCACGGGCCCGACGGCTACCTGGCCGCCCGGTCCCTGGCCGCCCAGTTCGAGGACCCGCAGCTGCGGTTCGAGGAGGACGTCGAGGGCAGCGCGGTGCAGCTGCTGCTCGGCGAGGGCTTCACCGGCCCGCGGGACGCCGAGGCCGCCGCCGAGACCCTGGAGGAGCCGGTCGCGCTGCCCGAGGGCTGCTGA
- a CDS encoding metallophosphoesterase: MRPALAAAGTLGALGLGAAAAAHVWSRHVEIHRYTLREVELRILPPGSRAIRVLHLSDVHLLPDQSRKLAFLEHLTHLRPHLVIDTGDNIASAAAVPVLAEAIEPLLRRPGAFVMGSNDMFAPMPKNPARYLLPDPRPEGMTEPKEPTLPVHELARRLSAHGWKDLTNARARIDLGGLEVQLVGVDDPHLELDEMPPPQAAPAPAHGAVLRLGVAHAPYRRVLDSFVADGADLLLAGHTHGGQLRLPGVGALVTNCDLPRSQARGLSTWQGVPLHVSAGMGASPYSNYRLFTPPEATLLTLRAPRPPRGE; the protein is encoded by the coding sequence GTGCGGCCCGCCCTCGCCGCCGCCGGCACCCTGGGCGCCCTGGGGCTGGGCGCCGCCGCGGCCGCCCACGTCTGGTCGCGTCACGTGGAGATCCACCGCTACACGCTGCGGGAGGTGGAGCTGAGGATCCTGCCGCCGGGATCGCGCGCGATCCGGGTGCTGCACCTCAGCGACGTCCACCTCCTGCCGGACCAGTCCCGCAAGCTCGCCTTCCTCGAGCACCTCACCCATCTGCGCCCGCACCTCGTGATCGACACCGGCGACAACATCGCCTCCGCCGCCGCGGTCCCCGTGCTCGCCGAGGCGATCGAGCCGCTGCTGCGGCGCCCGGGGGCGTTCGTGATGGGCTCGAACGACATGTTCGCGCCGATGCCGAAGAACCCCGCACGCTATCTGCTGCCCGATCCGCGGCCGGAGGGCATGACCGAGCCGAAGGAGCCCACGCTCCCCGTGCACGAGCTCGCCCGGCGCCTCTCCGCGCACGGCTGGAAGGACCTCACCAACGCCCGGGCGCGCATCGACCTGGGCGGCCTCGAGGTGCAGCTGGTGGGGGTGGACGATCCGCACCTGGAGCTCGACGAGATGCCGCCGCCGCAGGCCGCCCCGGCCCCGGCGCACGGCGCCGTGCTGCGCCTGGGCGTGGCGCACGCGCCGTACCGCCGGGTGCTGGACTCGTTCGTGGCCGATGGTGCCGATCTGCTCCTCGCCGGGCACACCCACGGCGGCCAGCTGCGCCTGCCGGGCGTGGGCGCCCTCGTGACCAACTGCGACCTCCCCCGCTCGCAGGCCCGAGGCCTGTCCACCTGGCAGGGCGTGCCCCTGCACGTGAGCGCCGGGATGGGGGCGAGCCCGTACTCGAACTACCGCCTGTTCACCCCTCCGGAGGCGACCTTGCTCACGTTGCGGGCTCCGAGGCCTCCCCGAGGGGAGTGA
- a CDS encoding Ig-like domain-containing protein has translation MLEPSPRRLPRARAGTPIARVAALCAAALLALSTALPAAALGEDGPFAFPSQTETLEMVPGAVTRIPLRALIEDDLEGEVDLASARLAVPQDLEDAVASRMQPGEDSRSLAVSGEGTWSLLGEDLVFTPEYGAQETVTPIALSVGGFHDSRSLPVVLTPRMLTLDETTAHGSAGEPTTLDLDAVVPEGGSLRLQLAGLPPGSTIDAAGTRAVVPDQGVWQLEGGGTLTHSPSGPGLGRQLDSVRYVVEDGEEAVISAGRVTLTVPIISDLDWSAPYGEDILFVVGEGQQYVDPTTLRLQPQGDASSYDASTDGTRVVVHGQGTWVLDRSAATVRFTPEDDQVRETAPMGITGGDGEGGTAATALLSTAYPVLHSRVQAGAPGGEISIDMSAGIRDVSTDSLRFDPEAAPDGADLSEDGTVLEVPGEGTWRIDLATSTVVMTPEDDLRGAATPVGVTARGIYADNPVDSTLQVIVSSVIATPRDDEGRTAPGRPVTVDPLSNDTAGSGAQPLVPESVRIGSLSATNLSELEDGRGTRLLIPGEGEYTVGENGAVTFQPEEGFTGRTTSITYEVSDSEGVPVHASLTIDVDPDVTAAEGAGPEVSGINSLLVGLMPSAPGTSVLFATVVLLLLFGGSISLWIGLRMETDRRTWED, from the coding sequence GTGCTCGAGCCGTCGCCGCGTCGCCTCCCTCGCGCGCGCGCCGGGACGCCGATCGCGCGCGTCGCGGCGCTGTGCGCGGCGGCGCTGCTCGCCCTGTCCACGGCGCTGCCGGCGGCGGCGCTCGGGGAGGACGGCCCCTTCGCCTTCCCGTCCCAGACCGAGACCCTGGAGATGGTGCCCGGGGCGGTCACCCGGATCCCGCTGCGCGCGCTGATCGAGGACGACCTCGAGGGCGAGGTGGACCTCGCCTCCGCCCGGCTCGCCGTCCCGCAGGATCTCGAGGACGCCGTGGCCTCCCGGATGCAGCCGGGCGAGGACTCCCGCAGCCTCGCCGTCTCGGGGGAGGGCACCTGGTCCCTGCTGGGCGAGGATCTGGTGTTCACCCCCGAGTACGGCGCCCAGGAGACGGTCACGCCGATCGCGCTGAGCGTGGGCGGGTTCCACGACAGCCGCTCGCTGCCGGTGGTGCTCACCCCCCGGATGCTCACGCTGGACGAGACGACCGCGCACGGCTCCGCCGGGGAGCCCACCACCCTCGACCTCGACGCGGTGGTGCCGGAGGGCGGTTCCTTGCGCCTGCAGCTCGCGGGCCTGCCCCCGGGCTCCACGATCGATGCCGCCGGGACCCGCGCCGTGGTCCCGGACCAGGGCGTGTGGCAGCTCGAGGGCGGCGGCACGCTCACCCACAGCCCCTCCGGCCCCGGGCTGGGCCGCCAGCTCGACTCCGTCCGCTACGTCGTCGAGGACGGGGAGGAGGCGGTGATCAGCGCCGGCAGGGTCACGCTCACCGTCCCCATCATCTCGGACCTCGACTGGTCCGCCCCCTACGGCGAGGACATCCTGTTCGTGGTGGGGGAGGGCCAGCAGTACGTGGACCCCACCACCCTGCGCCTGCAGCCGCAGGGGGACGCGAGCTCCTACGACGCCTCCACCGACGGCACCCGGGTGGTGGTCCACGGGCAGGGCACCTGGGTGCTGGACCGCTCGGCCGCCACGGTGCGCTTCACCCCGGAGGACGACCAGGTGCGCGAGACCGCGCCGATGGGCATCACCGGCGGCGACGGCGAGGGCGGGACCGCGGCGACCGCTCTGCTCAGCACCGCCTATCCGGTGCTGCACTCGCGGGTGCAGGCCGGAGCGCCGGGCGGCGAGATCAGCATCGACATGAGCGCGGGGATCCGCGACGTCAGCACCGACTCGCTGCGCTTCGACCCCGAGGCCGCCCCCGACGGCGCGGACCTCTCCGAGGACGGCACCGTCCTGGAGGTGCCCGGCGAGGGCACCTGGCGGATCGACCTCGCCACCAGCACCGTGGTGATGACACCCGAGGACGACCTCCGCGGCGCCGCGACCCCCGTGGGGGTGACCGCACGCGGCATCTACGCCGACAACCCCGTCGACTCGACCCTGCAGGTGATCGTCTCCTCCGTCATCGCCACCCCCCGCGACGACGAGGGCCGCACCGCCCCGGGCCGGCCGGTGACCGTGGATCCGCTGAGCAACGACACCGCCGGCAGCGGCGCACAGCCCCTGGTGCCCGAGAGCGTGAGGATCGGCTCGCTCTCGGCGACGAACCTCTCCGAGCTCGAGGACGGCCGCGGCACCCGCCTGCTGATCCCCGGCGAGGGCGAGTACACCGTGGGCGAGAACGGGGCGGTGACGTTCCAGCCGGAGGAGGGCTTCACCGGCCGCACCACCTCGATCACCTACGAGGTGAGCGACAGCGAGGGCGTGCCCGTGCACGCCTCCCTGACGATCGATGTGGACCCGGACGTCACCGCCGCCGAGGGGGCCGGCCCCGAGGTGAGCGGCATCAACAGCCTGCTGGTGGGCCTGATGCCCTCGGCGCCGGGCACCTCCGTTCTGTTCGCGACCGTGGTGCTGCTGCTCCTGTTCGGCGGCAGCATCTCGCTGTGGATCGGGCTGCGGATGGAGACCGATCGGCGCACCTGGGAGGACTGA